The proteins below are encoded in one region of Ostrea edulis chromosome 3, xbOstEdul1.1, whole genome shotgun sequence:
- the LOC125674467 gene encoding uncharacterized protein LOC125674467: MASLDRLVSWIHKEHCKFRLSDNVVKDIEDMVVNLVRVLLPELLRHYPGCRYSVAEVIDAGSYFEQTKIELPNEFDFMLVVEQLSSEEAITVMKGCREGYARVGVINPELWDRATADDGPERRFELALLQFNMYVRETLKLALTEPLTGRFGQLSMKDITVRGKPYKAFSHVQTLTLIWNSFTPGKPGHSRKTPSTNMEVLYQRENSQEGLEICVDLMSCCYLPLSAFGNILPEKSLENQFLEKNGCHIVLKSCESGGCKENDRQCRLISYTKTEQECMKKINVRWKVVYKVLKWMFHYTGVLEVDTYKVKTAVLYCSSNSGPDSVISLDDGLLKVLEVLRNSAYSQKLPGYFNSSLNIWTVSPCYQYLVKYEMIFLLKVFNQIRSMATEDDHAGLRQNIKIVNLWLNRFCSHTAEISQMTRGRSSRLQAFNWQGNVFLEIMKGMEPALKSHNSLAWIPFQMKCYVLLDVFKVLSSIFFEKIANLWHPRL; the protein is encoded by the coding sequence ATGGCGTCCCTAGATAGACTAGTTAGTTGGATTCATAAGGAGCATTGCAAATTCCGGCTTTCTGATAACGTAGTCAAAGACATAGAAGACATGGTGGTTAATCTAGTGAGAGTTCTGCTTCCGGAACTGCTCAGACATTATCCCGGGTGTCGTTACTCTGTGGCGGAAGTGATAGATGCCGGAAGCTACTTCgaacaaacaaaaatagaaCTACCGAACGAGTTCGACTTCATGTTAGTTGTGGAACAGCTGTCAAGTGAGGAAGCTATCACTGTAATGAAGGGATGTAGGGAGGGATACGCGCGGGTCGGAGTGATCAATCCGGAATTGTGGGATAGGGCTACAGCAGACGATGGTCCGGAGCGAAGGTTTGAGCTCGCTTTGCTGCAGTTCAACATGTACGTACGGGAGACTTTGAAACTAGCTTTAACAGAACCTCTGACGGGCAGGTTTGGACAGCTCAGCATGAAAGATATTACAGTTCGTGGGAAACCATACAAAGCTTTCTCCCACGTTCAAACTCTGACACTGATATGGAATTCTTTCACTCCTGGAAAACCCGGACATTCAAGGAAAACGCCATCCACAAATATGGAAGTACTGTATCAACGCGAAAATTCACAAGAAGGTCTGGAGATCTGCGTGGACCTCATGTCCTGCTGCTATTTACCATTGTCTGCATTTGGCAACATTCTCCCAGAAAAGTCGTTAGAAAACCAATTCCTGGAGAAAAATGGCTGCCACATCGTCCTGAAGTCATGTGAGTCTGGGGGATGCAAGGAGAATGATAGACAATGCCGATTGATTTCTTACACCAAGACGGAGCAGGAATGCATGAAGAAAATCAATGTTAGATGGAAGGTCGTCTACAAGGTTCTGAAATGGATGTTCCATTATACGGGCGTTCTAGAGGTTGACACTTACAAGGTTAAAACAGCAGTATTGTACTGTAGCTCAAATTCCGGGCCCGACAGCGTCATTTCACTGGATGATGGACTGCTAAAAGTTTTGGAGGTGTTGAGAAATAGCGCATATAGCCAAAAACTTCCAGGCTACTTCAACTCCTCATTGAACATCTGGACGGTTAGTCCTTGTTATCAGTACCTTGTCAAGTACGAGATGATTTTTCTCCTGAAAGTTTTCAACCAAATACGGAGCATGGCAACAGAGGACGACCATGCTGGTTTAagacaaaatataaaaattgtgaatttgtgGCTCAACAGATTTTGCTCTCACACTGCCGAGATTTCACAAATGACCAGGGGGAGGTCTAGTAGATTACAGGCCTTCAACTGGCAGGGCAATGTGTTCCttgaaattatgaaaggaaTGGAACCTGCTCTTAAAAGCCATAACTCGCTGGCCTGGATTCCATTCCAAATGAAATGTTATGTGTTATTGGATGTTTTTAAAGTTCTGTCATCCATTTTCTTTGAGAAAATAGCAAATTTGTGGCATCCAAGGCTTTAA